In Nocardioides sp., the following proteins share a genomic window:
- a CDS encoding class I SAM-dependent methyltransferase produces the protein MTHADAEFVEAFRHAESIDGWLTPAQARVLFDEARRIAPGRVVEIGSHLGRSTVVLGASGASVTAIDPFGSDWRYGRGDTETRMRGHLAAAGVEEMVDVRVATSRAARDDWAQPVRLVYVDGKHDYWSCLDDLRWAAWLRPGDRILVHDAFSSLGVTLALLRALLLSGELTYLDRTGSLARLELRRPGWRDRRRVLGGALVVRPQPDRQGAAAVAPSCARAATRAPRQC, from the coding sequence GTGACCCACGCCGACGCCGAGTTCGTCGAGGCGTTCAGGCACGCCGAATCGATCGACGGGTGGCTCACGCCCGCACAGGCGCGGGTGCTCTTCGACGAGGCCAGACGCATCGCCCCGGGGCGCGTGGTCGAGATCGGCAGCCACCTGGGCCGCTCCACGGTGGTGCTGGGCGCGTCGGGGGCGAGCGTCACCGCGATCGACCCTTTCGGCAGCGACTGGCGCTATGGCCGAGGCGACACCGAGACGCGCATGCGTGGGCACCTCGCGGCTGCTGGGGTCGAAGAGATGGTGGACGTACGCGTAGCAACGAGCCGGGCGGCACGCGACGATTGGGCGCAGCCGGTGCGACTGGTCTATGTCGACGGCAAGCACGACTATTGGTCATGTCTGGACGACCTGCGGTGGGCCGCCTGGCTGCGCCCCGGCGACCGGATCCTGGTTCACGACGCGTTCTCCTCGCTCGGCGTCACCTTGGCTTTGCTGCGCGCGCTGCTGCTGTCTGGCGAACTCACCTACCTCGACCGCACGGGAAGCCTCGCGCGCCTCGAATTGCGCCGCCCCGGCTGGCGAGACCGGCGTCGGGTGCTGGGCGGAGCTCTCGTGGTTCGGCCGCAACCTGATCGTCAAGGTGCTGCTGCGGTTGCGCCTTCGTGCGCTCGCGCGGCGACTCGGGCACCACGACAGTGCTGA
- a CDS encoding polysaccharide biosynthesis protein: protein MSPRPSTLLASLRGSAGVALAMVVMNVTTYGFTFVAVYLLGPREYGITASLMGMFTVASVLSLGLQATAARHVAAATAERRHLEHKVHALSWWCALLVFALCCAVIPLADRFLRIGDPVAVLLVGFAVAPLTVVGGQAGVLQGGRHWSGLALVYLATGIPRLVIGAAFIALSPTAVMSMAGVAVAAWVPVLVGSLVLRTTTQVRTATIGEDPEVATTELGMLSEIMHNSHALVVFFLLSTVDVLLARATFDAHTAGLYAGGAIVAKMVMFLPSFIVVLAFPSMARTEDGSRVHLQALAAVGAVGGAAIAGTWLLPDLVLVFAGGQEFVEIRALLPWFATIGTLLAMLQLMVYHVVARQLRATVWLFWLTVAAICALATQVSSLGSLVRGVALIEALLLMVLLGISLIRREGATLRTAQEASALSLA from the coding sequence ATGAGCCCGCGCCCCTCGACGCTGCTGGCGTCGCTTCGCGGTAGCGCGGGGGTGGCGTTGGCGATGGTCGTCATGAACGTGACGACGTACGGATTCACGTTCGTCGCGGTCTATCTTCTCGGACCACGCGAGTACGGCATCACGGCCAGCCTGATGGGCATGTTCACCGTGGCCAGCGTGTTGTCGCTGGGCCTACAGGCAACCGCGGCGCGCCATGTCGCGGCGGCGACCGCCGAACGGCGACACCTCGAACACAAGGTGCACGCACTGTCATGGTGGTGTGCGCTGTTGGTCTTCGCGCTCTGCTGCGCCGTGATCCCGCTTGCCGATCGCTTCCTGCGTATCGGCGACCCGGTCGCCGTCCTGCTGGTCGGGTTCGCGGTGGCGCCGTTGACCGTCGTCGGAGGCCAGGCCGGAGTGCTGCAAGGCGGTCGGCACTGGTCGGGGTTGGCGTTGGTCTATCTGGCGACCGGGATCCCGCGACTCGTCATCGGCGCAGCCTTCATCGCCTTGTCCCCCACTGCGGTGATGAGCATGGCAGGCGTAGCTGTCGCCGCCTGGGTTCCGGTGCTGGTCGGTTCGCTGGTCCTGCGTACGACGACCCAGGTGCGTACCGCCACCATCGGTGAGGACCCCGAGGTCGCCACCACCGAACTCGGGATGTTGTCCGAGATCATGCACAACTCCCACGCCCTGGTCGTGTTCTTCCTGTTGTCGACCGTCGACGTGCTGCTGGCGCGCGCAACCTTCGATGCCCACACGGCCGGCCTCTATGCGGGCGGCGCGATCGTGGCGAAGATGGTGATGTTCCTCCCGTCTTTCATCGTCGTGCTCGCCTTCCCGTCGATGGCGCGAACCGAGGACGGCAGCAGGGTGCACCTGCAGGCACTGGCGGCCGTCGGCGCGGTCGGTGGCGCGGCGATCGCAGGGACCTGGCTGCTGCCCGACCTGGTGCTGGTCTTCGCGGGCGGCCAGGAGTTCGTGGAGATCAGGGCCCTGCTGCCGTGGTTCGCCACCATCGGCACGCTGCTGGCGATGTTGCAGTTGATGGTCTATCACGTGGTCGCCCGGCAACTGCGTGCCACCGTGTGGCTCTTCTGGCTCACGGTCGCAGCGATCTGCGCGCTGGCCACGCAAGTGAGCAGCCTGGGCTCGCTCGTACGCGGCGTGGCGCTCATCGAGGCGCTGCTGCTCATGGTGTTGCTCGGGATCTCACTGATCCGTCGGGAGGGGGCAACCCTGCGCACCGCTCAGGAGGCCTCCGCCCTGAGCCTGGCGTAG